Proteins from one Thioalkalivibrio thiocyanodenitrificans ARhD 1 genomic window:
- a CDS encoding AAA family ATPase yields MATKEHVLALADAALKGERDRVSSICQQIIARERQGSTLKRALAHKLNSITRRPEMVELDPKVRPLVLEQSARIDLSGVVLDEGAKDAVESFLDERRYAEQIKAAGLPVPHKLLLSGPPGNGKTTLAAAIAKELGLPFWVADFSSIISSMLGETGAKLAKLFRAASSHSVVLFIDELETVLTERDGGGRDVGEVGRVVSTLLLEIDRLPDNVILIGATNHEELLDRAVVRRFNTRVELSAPSVELARRWLRGFAETVPGIPVLEHQDELLSQSPPRSISALEEQVTRWCRQWVIEKTRRQSSADIKVGARVWYDADPQGMSGTIIGIVRDREQGPAFEVEFDGQYEHKSMVVEREELALL; encoded by the coding sequence ATGGCAACAAAAGAACATGTACTGGCGCTTGCGGATGCGGCTCTCAAAGGGGAGCGCGACAGGGTTTCAAGCATCTGTCAGCAGATCATCGCGCGCGAGCGTCAGGGATCGACACTGAAGCGAGCCCTGGCCCACAAGCTCAACAGCATAACCAGGCGCCCTGAGATGGTCGAGCTCGACCCCAAGGTGAGGCCTCTCGTCTTGGAGCAGAGCGCGCGGATCGATCTGTCCGGCGTGGTGCTCGATGAGGGCGCAAAGGACGCGGTGGAGAGCTTCCTTGATGAGCGCCGATACGCAGAGCAGATCAAGGCCGCAGGCTTGCCCGTCCCCCACAAGCTCCTGCTGTCAGGTCCTCCAGGAAACGGCAAGACAACCCTTGCCGCGGCGATTGCCAAGGAACTGGGCCTGCCGTTCTGGGTGGCCGATTTCTCCTCGATCATCTCGAGCATGCTGGGTGAGACCGGCGCGAAGCTCGCGAAGCTCTTTCGGGCCGCATCCTCTCACTCGGTGGTGCTTTTCATTGATGAGCTCGAAACAGTGCTGACCGAGCGCGATGGCGGCGGCCGGGATGTCGGGGAAGTGGGCAGGGTGGTCTCGACGCTCCTTCTTGAGATCGACCGCCTGCCGGACAACGTGATCCTCATCGGGGCGACGAATCACGAGGAGCTCTTGGATCGCGCGGTGGTTCGTCGGTTCAATACCCGTGTCGAGCTGTCGGCGCCAAGCGTGGAGCTCGCAAGGAGATGGCTTCGAGGGTTTGCTGAGACCGTCCCAGGGATCCCGGTGCTTGAGCACCAGGACGAACTCCTTTCGCAATCGCCGCCACGCTCGATCTCGGCACTTGAGGAGCAGGTCACGCGCTGGTGTCGGCAGTGGGTTATCGAGAAAACCCGGCGGCAGAGCTCGGCAGATATCAAGGTCGGTGCCCGGGTCTGGTACGACGCTGATCCGCAAGGGATGAGCGGCACGATCATCGGGATTGTGCGCGATCGAGAGCAAGGCCCTGCTTTCGAGGTCGAATTCGACGGCCAGTATGAGCACAAGAGCATGGTGGTCGAGCGCGAGGAGCTCGCGCTGCTCTGA
- a CDS encoding DUF4942 domain-containing protein — protein sequence MRIIEAGSGGGVDLAEHDEPFFAPADTDALDVLVAKYDAERANLERVEEFMASGEMRSAVSYFMEGADIEGYAIRNIASLFQKEPAIGALNSAYWQRALNLTDVMDFMPSARRTEWYEQIKARKTPEFTSETVRATINTLLNQRAEFLAEMVDGIFYGLSGEHVTNQPEGFSKRMIIDYVVDSYGFTHRKSGLIHDLRFVIAKFMGRDHPFQGSSMKLIEHVRKVPGQWNWVDGGAFRIRIYKKGTAHLEVHPHLAYRLNQILSHRYPNAIPSQFRKKPEKIAKDKTFVLIEDPIPFSVLKVIADGRVDGFHWRAPYDHQSLDKHIKRRVATIMEALGGAREGGDCWRFAYVVDDVIGEVLTRGMIPNHKSHQFYPTPEELAESLAAMIDIGPEDRCLEPSAGHGSLAAHLPKDRTLCVEVSPTHAKILEASGYEVIPGDFLEQAQHIAPVDVVLMNPPFGEGRAEAHLRAALGLLKPGGRLAAILPASMARKFSISGYDLHWTAPITGAFEGTGVSVVQLQAKRL from the coding sequence ATGAGGATTATTGAAGCAGGTAGTGGCGGGGGAGTGGATCTGGCGGAGCACGATGAGCCGTTCTTTGCCCCGGCCGACACGGATGCCCTTGATGTTCTTGTTGCGAAGTATGACGCGGAGAGGGCAAATCTGGAGAGAGTCGAGGAATTCATGGCGTCTGGCGAGATGCGCTCAGCGGTCTCGTACTTCATGGAAGGAGCTGACATCGAGGGCTATGCGATACGGAATATCGCGAGTCTCTTTCAGAAGGAGCCGGCGATCGGTGCGCTGAACAGCGCGTACTGGCAACGGGCTTTGAATCTGACCGATGTCATGGACTTCATGCCCAGTGCAAGGCGTACGGAGTGGTATGAGCAGATCAAGGCGCGAAAGACCCCGGAGTTCACCTCCGAGACGGTCAGGGCGACGATCAATACCCTCCTGAATCAGCGCGCGGAATTCCTGGCCGAGATGGTCGACGGTATCTTCTACGGGCTGTCTGGCGAGCATGTGACCAATCAGCCGGAAGGGTTCTCCAAGCGCATGATCATCGACTATGTCGTTGACAGCTACGGGTTTACCCATCGCAAATCCGGCCTGATCCATGATCTCCGGTTCGTGATCGCAAAGTTCATGGGGCGAGATCACCCCTTCCAGGGTTCGTCGATGAAGCTGATCGAGCATGTCCGCAAGGTTCCGGGGCAGTGGAACTGGGTGGACGGCGGCGCATTTCGCATCCGGATCTACAAGAAAGGTACGGCGCATCTGGAGGTGCACCCGCACCTGGCCTATCGGCTGAACCAGATCCTGTCGCACCGCTACCCTAATGCGATCCCGTCGCAGTTTCGCAAGAAGCCCGAGAAGATCGCGAAAGACAAGACCTTTGTGCTCATCGAAGACCCGATCCCGTTCAGCGTATTGAAGGTGATCGCGGATGGTCGCGTGGACGGGTTTCACTGGAGGGCTCCGTATGATCACCAATCTCTTGACAAGCACATCAAGAGGAGGGTGGCGACCATTATGGAGGCACTCGGTGGCGCTCGTGAGGGAGGCGATTGCTGGAGGTTCGCTTATGTGGTTGACGATGTCATCGGCGAGGTGCTGACCCGCGGCATGATTCCGAACCACAAGTCCCACCAGTTCTATCCGACACCGGAGGAGCTTGCTGAGTCGCTTGCGGCCATGATTGACATCGGTCCTGAGGATCGCTGCCTGGAACCGAGCGCAGGACACGGGAGTCTCGCGGCGCATTTGCCGAAAGACCGCACGCTCTGTGTCGAGGTGAGCCCCACGCACGCGAAGATCCTGGAGGCGAGCGGCTACGAGGTGATCCCTGGGGATTTCCTGGAGCAGGCGCAGCATATCGCGCCGGTCGACGTAGTGCTCATGAACCCGCCATTTGGGGAGGGCAGGGCGGAAGCCCACCTTCGTGCGGCGCTCGGGCTTCTCAAACCCGGGGGGCGGCTGGCAGCGATTCTGCCGGCGAGCATGGCTCGAAAGTTCAGCATATCAGGCTACGATCTCCATTGGACGGCGCCGATCACCGGGGCGTTCGAGGGCACGGGCGTTTCGGTTGTCCAATTGCAGGCGAAGCGTCTGTAG
- a CDS encoding RNA-guided endonuclease InsQ/TnpB family protein yields MKRLQAFKFELRPDGEQRRQMRRFAGSCRFVFNKALALQKERYERGEKKLGYAELCKELISWKRNTETTWLGDTPSQALQQTLKDLERAYTNFFAKRAAFPRRKKKGLADSFRYPQGCKLDQGNSRIFLPKLGWQRYRNSRKVPGVVKNVTVSLAGGKWFVSIQTEREVEQPIPKAISAIGIDMGVTRFATLSDGTSYAPLSSFKRHQDRLRNAQQSLSRKAKFSNNWKRARARVQKIHARIGNARRDYLHKTSTAISKNHAMVCIEDLQVRNMSQSAAGTIEQPGRYVQAKASLNKAILDQGWFEFRRQLDYKLAWQGGWLVAVPPQNTSRTCPACGHVSADNRQTQARFVCVGCGFEENADMVGAINILSRGMQKLRDEGQDTADASAGCESTARIACEVSGAVMPPAAGTYRSDSGVARGQDERRRNPRPLGRGGCQESGALAG; encoded by the coding sequence ATGAAGCGTCTACAGGCTTTCAAGTTCGAGCTACGCCCCGACGGTGAGCAGCGGCGCCAGATGCGCCGCTTCGCCGGCTCCTGCCGATTCGTATTCAACAAGGCCCTGGCGTTGCAAAAAGAACGCTACGAGCGCGGGGAGAAAAAGCTCGGCTACGCAGAGCTATGTAAGGAGCTGATATCCTGGAAGCGGAATACGGAAACCACCTGGCTTGGCGATACCCCCTCTCAGGCTCTCCAGCAAACGCTCAAGGACCTTGAGCGGGCTTATACCAACTTCTTCGCCAAGCGGGCCGCCTTCCCGCGCCGCAAGAAGAAAGGCCTTGCCGATAGCTTTCGCTATCCGCAAGGCTGCAAGCTCGATCAAGGCAACAGCCGGATCTTCCTGCCCAAGCTTGGCTGGCAGCGCTACCGCAACAGCCGAAAGGTGCCCGGTGTGGTGAAAAACGTCACCGTCAGCCTGGCAGGGGGTAAATGGTTTGTGTCGATCCAAACCGAGCGGGAGGTGGAACAGCCGATCCCGAAAGCTATTAGCGCCATCGGTATCGACATGGGGGTCACCCGCTTCGCCACCCTTTCGGACGGAACATCCTACGCGCCGCTGAGTAGCTTCAAGCGGCACCAGGACAGGTTGCGTAACGCGCAACAGTCCTTGAGCCGAAAAGCAAAGTTCAGCAACAACTGGAAGCGGGCAAGGGCCCGCGTCCAGAAGATTCACGCCCGCATCGGCAATGCCCGCCGGGACTACCTGCACAAGACCTCAACCGCGATCAGCAAAAACCACGCGATGGTGTGTATCGAGGACTTGCAGGTGCGGAATATGTCCCAATCCGCGGCAGGCACCATCGAGCAACCGGGCAGGTATGTTCAGGCCAAGGCCAGCCTGAACAAGGCCATCCTCGACCAGGGCTGGTTCGAATTCCGTCGTCAATTGGACTACAAGCTGGCGTGGCAAGGCGGGTGGTTGGTGGCCGTGCCACCACAAAATACCAGCCGCACATGCCCGGCCTGTGGCCATGTCTCGGCGGACAACCGCCAGACGCAGGCCAGGTTCGTGTGCGTCGGATGCGGTTTCGAGGAGAACGCCGACATGGTCGGCGCGATCAACATCCTCTCTCGCGGGATGCAAAAGCTGCGAGACGAAGGGCAGGACACGGCGGATGCTTCCGCTGGGTGTGAAAGCACAGCCCGGATCGCCTGTGAAGTGAGCGGTGCAGTAATGCCGCCAGCAGCAGGAACCTACCGAAGCGACTCAGGAGTGGCTCGAGGCCAGGATGAGCGCCGTAGGAATCCTCGTCCTTTAGGGCGAGGAGGATGTCAAGAATCGGGAGCTCTGGCCGGCTGA